The Pseudomonadota bacterium genome includes a window with the following:
- a CDS encoding thiazole synthase, protein MLTIAGQEIRSRLLIGTGKFSSPRVMAEAIAASGSQMVTVALRRVDLNDPGDDIMSVLDREKYMFLPNTSGARDAVEAIRLARMARASGGGEWLKLEVTPDPRTLLPDPVETLKATEVLVAEGFKVLPYMNADPILALKLQDAGAAAVMPLGSPIGTNQGILTRFQVAIIIDQARVPVIVDAGLGAPSHAAEAMEMGADAVLVNTAVAVAVDPVRMARAFALAVEAGREAFEAGLGRRRGEAEASSPESGLGFLK, encoded by the coding sequence ATGCTCACGATAGCCGGTCAGGAGATAAGATCCCGCCTGCTCATCGGTACGGGCAAATTCTCTTCCCCGCGGGTGATGGCGGAGGCGATTGCCGCATCGGGCAGCCAGATGGTAACAGTGGCCCTGCGACGGGTGGATCTGAATGATCCGGGCGATGACATCATGTCCGTTCTGGACAGGGAGAAATATATGTTTCTCCCGAATACTTCCGGGGCGAGGGATGCGGTTGAGGCGATCAGGCTTGCCAGAATGGCCAGGGCTTCCGGCGGGGGTGAGTGGCTGAAACTGGAAGTTACCCCGGACCCCAGAACCCTGTTACCTGATCCGGTCGAAACACTGAAAGCAACGGAAGTTCTGGTGGCAGAGGGGTTCAAGGTCCTGCCCTATATGAATGCGGACCCTATTCTTGCCTTGAAGCTACAGGATGCGGGGGCGGCAGCAGTCATGCCTCTCGGTTCCCCGATTGGCACGAATCAGGGCATTCTGACTCGATTCCAGGTGGCAATTATTATTGATCAAGCCCGAGTGCCGGTGATTGTCGATGCCGGCTTGGGGGCGCCCTCTCATGCTGCAGAGGCCATGGAGATGGGGGCTGATGCTGTTCTGGTAAATACCGCTGTTGCCGTCGCTGTTGATCCGGTGAGAATGGCCCGGGCCTTTGCTCTGGCGGTTGAAGCGGGTCGGGAGGCCTTCGAGGCCGGCCTCGGCAGGCGTCGGGGTGAAGCGGAGGCCTCTTCTCCGGAATCGGGTCTTGGTTTTCTGAAATAA
- the rplO gene encoding 50S ribosomal protein L15, which translates to MLTLGNLSPNPGSTRPKKRVGRGPGSGRGKTATKGHKGFKARSGGGIKPGFEGGQMPLQRRIPKRGFTNVFAKDIAVVNVKDLERFDAGATIDLKLLVSSGLVASKYKYVKILGNGEITKPLTVSVDKLSESARKKIEAAGGKIEAN; encoded by the coding sequence ATGCTTACCTTAGGTAATCTTTCGCCGAATCCCGGGTCGACACGTCCCAAGAAGAGAGTCGGACGCGGACCTGGTTCCGGTAGGGGTAAAACTGCCACCAAGGGGCATAAGGGGTTTAAAGCCCGTTCCGGTGGTGGAATCAAGCCTGGCTTTGAGGGTGGACAGATGCCTCTGCAGCGGCGAATTCCCAAACGTGGTTTTACCAATGTTTTCGCCAAGGATATTGCCGTTGTTAATGTAAAAGACCTTGAGCGCTTTGATGCTGGTGCAACGATTGACCTTAAGTTGCTGGTTTCGTCCGGTCTTGTTGCCAGCAAATACAAGTATGTAAAGATATTGGGCAATGGTGAGATCACCAAACCACTGACGGTTTCTGTTGATAAATTGAGTGAGTCGGCCAGGAAGAAGATTGAGGCTGCCGGCGGGAAAATAGAGGCTAATTGA
- the infA gene encoding translation initiation factor IF-1, protein MPKEEAIQVEGTIVEPLPNAMFRVELDNGHKVLAHISGKMRMHFIKILPGDRVTIELSPYDLTRGRVTFRAKK, encoded by the coding sequence ATGCCCAAAGAAGAGGCCATTCAGGTTGAAGGGACCATTGTTGAGCCCTTACCCAACGCCATGTTTCGCGTTGAACTTGATAACGGCCACAAGGTTCTGGCTCATATCTCCGGAAAAATGAGAATGCATTTTATAAAAATTCTTCCTGGGGACAGGGTGACAATAGAATTGTCGCCATATGATTTGACTCGTGGCAGGGTAACCTTCAGGGCAAAAAAATAA
- the rpsD gene encoding 30S ribosomal protein S4, whose translation MARYTGAVCRQCRRERLKLFLKGDRCYTDKCAFERRSFPPGQHGQARARKFSDYAVQLREKQKVRRMYGVMEGQFRQYFIKADREKGVTGENLLRLLEKRLDNTIYRIGFANSRQQARQLVKHNHILINGKKVNIPSFLVSVNDVISIREKSQKTEAITDSIDAVARRGTPTWLEVDKDGLKATVKSEPARQEITMPIQEQLIVELYSK comes from the coding sequence TTGGCCAGATATACAGGTGCTGTCTGTCGGCAGTGCAGAAGAGAAAGATTGAAGCTGTTCCTCAAAGGGGACAGATGCTATACCGATAAGTGTGCGTTTGAGAGACGTTCATTTCCGCCGGGGCAACATGGCCAGGCTCGTGCACGTAAATTTTCCGACTATGCTGTGCAGCTACGTGAAAAGCAGAAAGTCAGAAGAATGTACGGGGTCATGGAAGGTCAGTTCAGGCAATACTTCATCAAGGCTGATCGCGAGAAAGGTGTTACCGGTGAGAACCTCCTGAGGCTACTCGAAAAACGGCTGGACAATACGATCTATCGTATCGGTTTCGCCAACTCAAGGCAGCAGGCCCGGCAGCTGGTTAAGCACAACCACATCCTGATCAATGGAAAAAAGGTTAATATCCCGTCGTTTCTCGTTTCTGTTAACGATGTGATCTCGATCAGAGAGAAAAGTCAGAAGACCGAGGCGATCACTGACAGTATTGATGCTGTAGCACGTCGTGGAACTCCGACTTGGCTTGAAGTTGACAAGGATGGGTTGAAGGCAACGGTCAAGAGTGAGCCGGCACGGCAGGAGATAACCATGCCGATTCAGGAGCAGCTGATCGTCGAGCTTTATTCCAAATAG
- the thiF gene encoding sulfur carrier protein ThiS adenylyltransferase ThiF gives MMLQVNEQPYRFQPGVRALDLAAEIKPDADVFIVNGFPVGAETILADGDCCWLIRKGERPAADEMERLLYARHTPGVHARIKSSFVGIMGLGGLGSVVAVSLARIGIGRLLLADFDVVEPSNLNRQQYLVSQVGMRKVDALKENLAQINPYLDVSSINVVLTEQSIPEIFRDVDVLAECFDSAEMKAAALRCALTRMSGKGFVGVSGVAGYEENDLITTRKIRSGVYLVGDGETAAGPGQGLMAPRVGIAANCQANQILRILLGKA, from the coding sequence ATGATGCTGCAGGTAAACGAACAGCCATATCGCTTCCAGCCCGGAGTGAGAGCCCTTGATCTGGCCGCAGAAATAAAGCCTGATGCCGATGTTTTCATTGTAAACGGGTTTCCCGTTGGCGCGGAGACGATACTTGCAGATGGCGACTGTTGCTGGTTGATCCGCAAGGGCGAGAGGCCTGCCGCCGATGAAATGGAAAGACTGCTTTATGCCCGGCACACCCCTGGGGTTCACGCCAGGATTAAGAGTTCCTTTGTTGGCATCATGGGTCTTGGCGGCTTGGGCTCAGTGGTCGCTGTTTCTCTGGCTCGAATCGGGATCGGCCGATTGTTGCTGGCGGATTTCGATGTTGTGGAGCCGAGTAATCTGAACCGGCAGCAATATCTTGTAAGTCAGGTAGGAATGAGGAAGGTCGATGCGCTGAAGGAGAATCTCGCTCAGATCAATCCTTATCTTGACGTTTCCTCAATAAATGTGGTTTTAACGGAACAATCCATTCCTGAAATTTTCCGGGATGTTGATGTGTTGGCCGAGTGTTTCGATAGCGCTGAAATGAAAGCTGCGGCCCTGCGCTGTGCGTTGACCAGAATGTCCGGCAAAGGATTTGTCGGGGTTTCAGGAGTTGCCGGGTATGAGGAGAATGACCTGATCACCACCCGGAAGATCAGGAGCGGAGTTTATCTGGTAGGTGATGGAGAGACAGCAGCCGGCCCCGGGCAGGGGTTGATGGCGCCGCGGGTCGGTATCGCAGCGAACTGCCAGGCGAACCAGATACTCCGGATTCTGCTTGGCAAGGCCTAA
- the thiH gene encoding 2-iminoacetate synthase ThiH, with protein MPEFAELSECVYGCDPAGVDEVLHKERLSLEDLGVLLSPEAGERLPAMAERSAGITAARFGRTIQIYAPLYLSSFCGNRCLYCGFSAENKIERRVLSLEEAEQEALILAGRGIDHLLLVAGEAPARMGVEYLANLAERLRGSFASLSIEVQPLSEDEYRRLFLAGITSVAVYQETYDRKVYEKVHLSGPKSDMAYRLATPARVAGAGMREVGIGALLGLADWRLEGLALGMHLAWLRHRFWRTALTVSFPRMRPAAGGFAPMVNVGERELAQLIFALRIFDPDVGLVLSTREEARLRDGMIGLGPTRYSAGSCTAPGGYSEPGRDGEQFAIGDLRTIDEVCSAIRERDFDPVLKDWDPVFQQMQGGEKVAA; from the coding sequence ATGCCTGAATTTGCGGAGCTTTCAGAGTGCGTATATGGGTGCGACCCGGCTGGTGTTGACGAGGTTCTGCATAAAGAAAGGCTCTCGTTGGAAGATCTCGGCGTCCTCCTTTCGCCGGAGGCAGGAGAGCGTCTCCCAGCCATGGCAGAAAGATCTGCGGGGATTACGGCTGCCAGATTCGGCAGGACCATTCAGATCTATGCCCCGCTGTATTTGTCGAGTTTCTGTGGAAACCGCTGCCTGTATTGCGGCTTTTCTGCGGAGAACAAAATTGAGCGAAGGGTATTAAGTCTTGAGGAGGCGGAGCAGGAAGCCCTTATCCTTGCCGGGAGAGGAATAGATCATCTGCTCCTGGTTGCAGGGGAAGCCCCGGCCCGGATGGGTGTGGAGTACCTTGCCAATCTTGCCGAAAGGTTGCGCGGGAGTTTTGCTTCTCTGTCAATAGAAGTGCAGCCTCTTTCAGAGGACGAGTATCGCAGGCTGTTCCTGGCCGGAATCACTTCGGTGGCGGTTTATCAGGAGACCTATGATCGGAAGGTGTATGAAAAGGTACATCTCTCCGGGCCAAAAAGCGACATGGCGTATCGTCTGGCTACCCCGGCAAGGGTGGCCGGGGCCGGAATGCGGGAGGTTGGCATTGGGGCTTTGTTGGGCCTTGCCGATTGGCGTCTGGAGGGGTTGGCTCTGGGCATGCATCTCGCCTGGCTCCGCCATCGATTCTGGCGCACGGCCTTGACGGTGTCCTTTCCCAGAATGCGTCCGGCGGCCGGCGGTTTTGCACCAATGGTCAATGTCGGGGAGCGTGAACTTGCCCAGCTGATTTTCGCATTACGGATTTTTGATCCGGATGTGGGGCTTGTCCTCTCGACCCGGGAGGAAGCCCGACTCCGCGACGGCATGATAGGCCTGGGACCGACCCGTTACTCTGCGGGTTCCTGCACCGCTCCCGGAGGATATAGCGAACCCGGGAGGGATGGTGAACAGTTCGCAATTGGCGATCTGCGGACCATTGATGAGGTGTGTTCGGCGATCAGAGAGAGAGATTTTGACCCGGTTCTTAAAGACTGGGACCCTGTTTTCCAGCAAATGCAGGGTGGGGAAAAGGTTGCCGCCTGA
- the thiS gene encoding sulfur carrier protein ThiS — protein MKIQCNGKDTIIDEGVSIEKLLLELALNPDTVVVECNERIILREDYGSHILVEGDELELIRFVGGG, from the coding sequence ATGAAGATTCAGTGTAACGGAAAAGATACAATAATTGATGAGGGGGTCAGTATTGAGAAGCTCCTTCTTGAGCTCGCCCTTAATCCCGACACGGTAGTGGTCGAATGTAACGAAAGAATCATTTTGCGAGAGGATTATGGCAGCCACATTCTGGTTGAGGGAGATGAGCTTGAGTTGATCAGGTTCGTCGGGGGGGGATGA
- the map gene encoding type I methionyl aminopeptidase, whose amino-acid sequence MSRSITLKSPSEIQIMREANQIVAETLAMLESRIEPGLNTLRLDIWAEEFARKKGGEPAFKGYRGFPGSLCVSLNEEVVHGIPSERVILKEGDILSIDFGVKFRGFYGDAAITVPVGNVSPLKEELIRVTRVALEKAVSQVRVGNRVNDISAAVEQYVETANNFSVVRQFVGHGIGSQLHEPPEIPNYSRKGQTPRLLPGMVLAIEPMVNAGKYEVKVLKDGWTVVTADREPSAHFEHTVVVTEDGPLILTERAT is encoded by the coding sequence ATGAGTCGCTCTATCACTCTGAAGTCTCCCTCCGAGATTCAGATCATGCGTGAAGCCAATCAGATAGTGGCTGAAACGCTTGCTATGCTGGAGAGTAGGATAGAGCCAGGTTTAAATACACTCAGGCTCGATATCTGGGCAGAAGAGTTTGCCAGAAAAAAGGGCGGTGAACCCGCCTTCAAAGGATATCGAGGGTTTCCAGGCAGTCTGTGTGTGTCACTGAACGAAGAGGTGGTTCATGGAATTCCCTCCGAAAGGGTAATCCTCAAAGAGGGCGATATCCTCAGTATTGATTTCGGCGTCAAGTTCAGGGGTTTTTACGGTGATGCCGCAATTACTGTGCCGGTTGGTAACGTATCACCTCTGAAAGAGGAGTTGATACGTGTGACAAGGGTGGCGCTTGAAAAGGCGGTTTCGCAGGTCCGGGTCGGAAACAGGGTCAACGATATATCGGCCGCTGTTGAACAGTATGTTGAAACGGCCAACAACTTTTCCGTGGTTCGACAGTTTGTTGGCCATGGAATCGGCAGTCAGCTCCACGAACCACCCGAGATACCTAACTACAGCCGCAAAGGGCAGACCCCCAGGCTTCTACCGGGAATGGTTCTGGCGATAGAGCCGATGGTGAATGCCGGTAAATATGAGGTGAAGGTGTTGAAAGATGGGTGGACTGTTGTTACTGCAGACCGTGAACCTTCAGCCCATTTTGAGCATACGGTAGTGGTTACAGAGGATGGTCCGCTGATCCTTACTGAAAGAGCCACCTGA
- a CDS encoding DNA-directed RNA polymerase subunit alpha has protein sequence MSSEQNHELALESDPFYRNWRELIMPERVEVDKESLSDSYGKFVVQPLERGFATTIGNSLRRLLLSSIQGAAITSVKIEGALHELSTMSGILEDVTEIILNLKEVRLRLNASEPKIVRIEKKGKGVVKAGDIISGDGTVEIMNPDKHICTITGTEGSFVAEMEVQWGKGYSPAERHKTEDQVIGTIPIDAIFTPIRKVKSLVSQARVGQQTDYDKLTLEINTDGSVKPEDALAYAAKILKEQMAVFINFDEGLVEPEVEEDEVAGYDDVNPHLLRPVDDLELSVRSANCLRNANIRFLGELVQRSEAEMLKTKNFGRKSLNEIKQLLSEMELGLGMKLNGWERPNKAGFAEEQDD, from the coding sequence ATGAGTAGTGAACAGAATCATGAATTAGCGCTTGAGTCTGATCCATTTTACCGTAACTGGCGTGAATTGATCATGCCGGAGCGGGTAGAGGTTGATAAAGAAAGCCTCTCCGACAGTTATGGAAAGTTTGTGGTCCAGCCTCTTGAGCGGGGTTTTGCCACAACAATCGGCAACTCTTTAAGAAGGCTGCTGCTCTCTTCTATTCAGGGCGCTGCAATCACTTCCGTAAAAATTGAGGGTGCGCTTCATGAGCTTTCAACCATGTCGGGGATCCTCGAGGATGTTACTGAGATTATTCTGAATCTTAAAGAGGTCAGATTGCGTCTCAATGCTTCAGAGCCAAAAATTGTAAGGATTGAGAAGAAAGGGAAGGGCGTTGTCAAGGCAGGCGACATCATCAGTGGTGATGGAACCGTTGAGATTATGAACCCGGATAAGCATATCTGCACAATCACAGGGACTGAAGGAAGTTTTGTCGCTGAAATGGAAGTCCAGTGGGGCAAGGGGTATTCTCCGGCTGAACGTCATAAAACCGAAGATCAGGTTATCGGCACTATTCCCATCGACGCGATTTTTACTCCGATCAGAAAAGTGAAGTCGTTGGTCAGTCAAGCCAGGGTTGGCCAGCAGACCGATTATGATAAGCTGACTCTCGAAATAAATACTGATGGCAGTGTCAAGCCTGAAGATGCGCTTGCCTATGCTGCCAAAATATTGAAAGAGCAGATGGCTGTGTTCATCAATTTTGACGAAGGTCTGGTTGAGCCTGAGGTTGAGGAAGATGAGGTTGCCGGTTATGATGATGTGAATCCTCATCTCTTAAGACCAGTGGATGACCTTGAACTTTCGGTCCGTTCGGCCAACTGTCTCCGGAATGCCAATATCCGGTTTCTGGGTGAACTGGTGCAAAGATCTGAGGCTGAGATGCTTAAAACCAAGAATTTCGGGCGCAAATCGCTCAATGAGATCAAGCAGCTGCTCTCCGAAATGGAACTTGGATTGGGTATGAAATTAAATGGCTGGGAACGGCCTAATAAAGCTGGTTTTGCTGAAGAGCAGGACGATTGA
- the rpsK gene encoding 30S ribosomal protein S11: MAKPKAQNTKRKVRKNVPEGIVSIRSTFNNTLVTFADKEGNVVSWSSSGCLGFKGSRKSTPFAAQNAVEEAAKKAIDQGMRKVVVNVKGPGPGRDSAIRAIQVAGLDVTLINDVTPIPHNGCKPPKRRRV; the protein is encoded by the coding sequence ATGGCGAAGCCAAAAGCGCAGAACACCAAGCGGAAAGTCCGCAAAAACGTACCCGAAGGGATTGTGTCCATTCGTTCGACTTTTAACAACACGCTTGTCACTTTTGCCGACAAGGAAGGGAATGTTGTCTCCTGGTCCAGTTCCGGGTGTCTGGGGTTTAAAGGATCCAGAAAAAGCACTCCTTTTGCGGCACAGAATGCTGTTGAAGAGGCAGCAAAAAAAGCAATCGACCAGGGTATGCGTAAGGTTGTTGTGAATGTCAAAGGACCAGGGCCCGGGAGGGACTCAGCCATCAGGGCGATTCAGGTTGCGGGTCTCGATGTGACTCTGATTAATGACGTTACGCCTATTCCCCACAATGGTTGTAAACCACCCAAAAGAAGAAGAGTCTGA
- the rpmD gene encoding 50S ribosomal protein L30, with protein sequence MMKDIKMTLKKSKIGSTRKVRATLVGLGLTKTNKTVVRKDTPEIRGMLRKVEHLVEVED encoded by the coding sequence ATCATGAAAGACATAAAAATGACTTTAAAGAAAAGTAAGATCGGAAGCACCAGAAAGGTGCGGGCGACACTTGTCGGCCTGGGTCTTACCAAGACGAATAAGACGGTGGTTCGCAAGGATACACCTGAGATCCGGGGAATGCTCAGAAAAGTTGAGCACCTGGTAGAAGTGGAGGATTGA
- the rpmJ gene encoding 50S ribosomal protein L36, whose product MKVRASVKKMCSDCRVFKRNGVIRVSCKVKKHKQRQG is encoded by the coding sequence ATGAAAGTCAGGGCTTCAGTAAAGAAAATGTGTAGTGATTGTCGGGTTTTCAAACGCAATGGGGTTATTCGTGTTTCGTGCAAAGTAAAGAAACACAAGCAACGTCAAGGTTAA
- the rpsM gene encoding 30S ribosomal protein S13, with protein MARIAGIDLPRNKHMVIALTYIHGIGRTSARNILDKVKLPYDMNSDNLDEKNISDLMKVIQDQYTVEGDCRREVAMDIKRLMDLGCYQGLRHRKGLPCRGQRTKTNARTRKGPRRGAVKKK; from the coding sequence TTGGCACGTATAGCAGGTATTGATTTACCCAGAAATAAGCACATGGTTATAGCGCTGACCTATATCCATGGAATAGGCAGGACTTCTGCTCGGAATATTCTCGACAAGGTCAAATTGCCCTATGATATGAACAGCGATAATCTTGATGAAAAGAATATCTCTGATCTCATGAAGGTTATCCAGGATCAATATACGGTCGAGGGTGACTGCCGTCGCGAGGTTGCGATGGATATCAAAAGGCTTATGGATCTTGGTTGTTATCAGGGTCTCCGGCACCGTAAAGGATTGCCTTGTCGTGGACAGCGCACCAAAACCAACGCCAGGACCAGAAAAGGTCCGCGTCGTGGTGCGGTTAAAAAGAAATAA
- the secY gene encoding preprotein translocase subunit SecY produces the protein MQAGFQSAANIPELRRRITFTLLMLAIYRVGVQIPTPGINGEALAAFFQKNAGTLFDMFNMFSGGALENFSIFALGIMPYISASIIFQLLTVVVPQLEALSKEGESGRRKITQYTRYATVVLSLVQGLFISVGLESMAAPSGSAMIVNMPGWGFRVMTILTLTSGTAFIMWLGEQMSERGIGNGISLIITAGIVAGIPAAIAKTFKMVSAGDMTFIFLPVLLAMMLVVVGIIIYFETAQRRIPVQYAKRVVGRRMYGGQQSHLPLKINMSGVIPPIFASSIMMFPATIGGFIKIDWVQRVTAYLQWGSLTWTLLFIGFIVFFCFFYTAVTFNPVDVAENLKKNGGFIPGIRPGKKSAEFIDKITVRLTVIGAIYVSVICVLPTVLINNLNVPFYFGGTALLIVVGVAIDTLAQIESHAVMRNYEGFLKSGKIRGRR, from the coding sequence ATGCAGGCTGGTTTCCAGAGTGCGGCGAATATTCCTGAACTGCGGCGGCGGATAACTTTTACTTTACTGATGCTTGCCATTTACCGGGTCGGGGTGCAGATCCCCACACCCGGTATCAACGGTGAGGCTCTTGCCGCCTTCTTTCAGAAAAATGCCGGGACACTGTTTGATATGTTCAACATGTTTTCCGGCGGGGCTTTAGAGAACTTTTCCATCTTCGCCCTGGGAATCATGCCCTATATCAGTGCTTCGATTATATTCCAGCTTCTGACGGTTGTTGTTCCACAGCTTGAAGCGCTTTCTAAAGAAGGAGAAAGTGGCCGGCGTAAGATTACCCAGTACACCCGTTATGCGACGGTTGTACTGAGCTTGGTTCAGGGGCTTTTTATAAGTGTTGGGCTTGAAAGCATGGCCGCCCCATCAGGATCGGCGATGATTGTGAATATGCCGGGCTGGGGATTCAGAGTGATGACCATTCTGACCCTGACCTCCGGAACCGCTTTTATCATGTGGCTTGGCGAGCAGATGAGCGAGCGTGGTATAGGCAATGGGATATCACTGATCATTACTGCCGGAATTGTGGCTGGAATTCCCGCTGCAATTGCTAAAACTTTTAAAATGGTCAGCGCCGGGGACATGACATTCATTTTTCTTCCCGTTCTGCTCGCTATGATGCTTGTTGTCGTTGGCATTATAATCTACTTCGAGACCGCCCAGAGAAGAATTCCCGTTCAGTATGCCAAGAGGGTGGTCGGTCGCAGGATGTACGGAGGTCAACAGTCTCATCTGCCTCTGAAGATCAATATGTCCGGAGTCATTCCTCCGATATTCGCTTCATCGATTATGATGTTTCCTGCGACGATCGGCGGGTTTATAAAAATTGATTGGGTGCAGAGAGTGACTGCTTATCTGCAGTGGGGCAGCCTTACCTGGACCCTGCTTTTTATCGGCTTTATTGTCTTTTTCTGTTTTTTCTATACCGCGGTGACTTTTAACCCGGTTGATGTGGCAGAGAATCTGAAGAAAAATGGTGGTTTTATCCCGGGGATCAGACCAGGGAAGAAATCAGCTGAATTTATTGACAAGATCACAGTGCGCCTGACGGTTATCGGCGCCATCTATGTAAGTGTGATTTGTGTATTGCCGACCGTTCTTATCAATAACCTGAATGTTCCCTTTTATTTCGGCGGAACCGCTCTGTTGATTGTGGTTGGTGTTGCTATAGACACTTTGGCACAGATAGAATCGCATGCGGTCATGAGAAATTACGAAGGGTTCCTTAAGAGTGGCAAGATTCGAGGGCGTCGCTAA
- the rplQ gene encoding 50S ribosomal protein L17, whose translation MRHRKAGRRLGRTTPHRLAMVRNMVTSLLEHERIVTTTPKAKEIRRVAEKMITLAKRGDLHARRQALAFIQDKKVVAKLFSNLKEEYMERNGGYTRIIRTGNRLGDAAPMAILELVNFSEQKENVSPN comes from the coding sequence ATGAGACATAGAAAAGCAGGAAGAAGGCTCGGCCGTACAACTCCGCATCGTCTGGCTATGGTCAGGAATATGGTAACCTCTTTGCTTGAGCATGAGAGGATTGTCACTACCACGCCCAAGGCCAAGGAAATCAGGCGGGTTGCAGAAAAAATGATCACTCTGGCAAAGAGGGGTGACCTGCATGCACGTCGTCAGGCACTCGCTTTTATTCAGGACAAGAAGGTTGTTGCCAAATTGTTCAGTAACCTGAAAGAGGAATATATGGAGCGTAACGGCGGGTATACACGGATAATCAGGACCGGGAACCGGCTTGGTGATGCCGCGCCAATGGCGATCCTTGAACTCGTTAACTTCAGCGAGCAGAAAGAAAACGTTTCTCCAAATTAA